The stretch of DNA AGCCTGCCCCAAGCTCAAAATATTCTTTGCATATTGACCAATATGATGAGAAAGCAGGATTGGAAAATAGTTTTAGCCAAAGCTGCGGTCAGTCCAGTGTCAATACCATGACAGCTAAAGGTCCAACATCCAAGGTAAAGCGGGAGTAATTTAATTTTGAAAGCAAAGTACTAGAATAAATGTTTGATGAAAGTCATCGGCCTAAGCCATTGAATCTGTCCACTCATGCTGCCTtctatttttattgtatttttgtttttACTGCAGGATTTACTGCAGGATGGTCAGAACATGAAGATATCCTAGAGATTAAAATATTACAATATGCAGTCTTCAGCCCAATTCAACCAACAGAAACGCCTTCTGATAATATTCAAAGCTGCCTTCCGGCGCCAAACACCAGCCACTGGAAAAGGCGAGAGGCGCAGCGAATGCTCACCGGCCTGCCGAGGTCGCTCTGTGACCTGTGAAGATGCCGAGGGATTCGGGTCCCATTCACTGTGGGGGAGGGCAGGTGCGATTCTCCACAGACCCGAAGCACCGGCGTCAGTCGGTGCAGCGACGGGAATTGCTGGGCAGCGGTTCCCGCAAAGAAACGGCAGTCAATGGGATTGATGGCAGGAGAGAGGAGGCAGGGGCTGGCGAATGGGAGAGGGGCTTTCCCCCCCATACCAgctgcaagtccggggccgcCACCGGACAGGAACGGGTACATCCAGCCGCCcttctgcatggaccagtggagaagggagaactaGTGTCGCTAACTCCTGTAGCAATTGAACAGCGTTTGCAGCATGGGAGTATTCGGCGACATACTGAATCCCCTCAAACAAAGCTTTACAATGGAGTAGGTTTGGTGGGTAAGACAACATTTTCCCCATTATCCTCTTAAAGGCAGCAGGAATTAATTACTTACATAGATTCGGGTTGTATCAAAGGGACAGTTGTTCATCGTCATTGACTTGCTGGGAATAGCTGGCACCATTGTAGAATTACAACCAGAAATCAGGTTCCTGCCTCCTTGAGATATCGTTAGCACAACAGCAAGAAATAGTCCAGCCGTGCAAGCCAAAGACATCAACGAATTTAGCAAAgagcttaacatcagcccccagtgcTGTGGAAATAAAGGCAGAAGTTCAACAAGCCCATTACACAACAGAACTCCAATGTGGTCCATCATAAATTCAAAGGAATACATTAGATATGATCCCTcctcaacaaacacagccagaacaAAATCGGTGTTGTTGTTGATAGgggcccagaaaaattgcactactgctactgtttgtacatacatatatattttactgttcatttttctatgttcgctcttctgggtgagatggtaactgcattttgttgtctctgtaccgtacactgcacaatgacaataaagattgaatctgaatctggatggTCTTGGGCTAAATGTTGATATCAACTAGTTGGCAAAATGGGCAGAacaatggcagatgaaatttaatcctCACAAGTGTGAGCTGATGCACTTTGTGAGGACATACACAATAACAGGAAGACATAATGAATGATAGAACCCGaaggaatattaactaacaactcCAAGTATAATTGAAGGCTGCAGGACAAGTAGAAAAGGCATTGAAGAAGGCATATAGGATACTTGACAATTAACCAGGAACGAACAATAAAATAGCAAGGAGGTTATGGTATAGTTTTATAAAACATCAGAGGTCACAGCTGGAATACCATGTATAGTCTGTTTGTCACTCTAGGGGAAGATTATGTTTGTTGagcgtgcagaggagattcaccaacaCATTGCCAGAGATGGAGCATCCCAGTTATGAGGAGGAACTGGATAGACtaggtttgttttccttggagcagaggggGCTGAAGGTGGACCTGTTGTACAAACATCCTGAGTGGCATAGCAGAATAGAAAATAGAAAGCTTTTCTCATGGCAGAGGTGCTGAGAAATGgagagcacaggtttaaggtaagaggctgGAGGTTTATCAGAGACGTGGAAGAATCTTATATGCCCAGAGGATGGCTTGAATAGGAACGCACTGCCCGGGGGACTGCTGGAGGCAGGACAACATTTAAGTATCTCTTGAATTGAACTGCCAAGTCACTAAGGTTGTGAACCAAGTGCTGGCAACTAGATTTGCTCAGGTAGGTACTTGATGGTCTTCATAGTCAAGGCAAATTGAATGGCCCATTTCTGCATCGTTGGTCCCAATGGCTGGGATAAGCTTCATAATCAGTGGGCCATGGAATACTTAGTTCGTTTGGGATAAAATATTAAAcgtaattacatttttaatttgtTTGAACTCAAGACCAATGCCAAAAGGTGTTAATTTATTTGCTTTTATGTTTATTTTCTTCCTCAGCAAATGATTGTTTCTCCTCCGCTCCTCCTAAAAAAGCAAGTGCAGGGATGCACCAATCATCATCTGGAATTTCAGCCAAATCAAACGGATGTCAGAAAGCTCGAGAGGCTGAGAGGGATGACAACGGAGAGAGCTGGTCTCAAGATAGAAGATGAAGTAAAGAAGTGTGCGCTAAAGGTGTGACTATGGCAATAATCACTGATACTGTCACCTCCACTTCATGCTGCTCCATCACCTAGATTAGTTTGACTGAAACATCACACAGATGACAACATCCTCCCCAAGCAACTTCCACTTCACTCTGCTTTGCCCAAACTGCGATACAATGGACCTTTCCATAGAGTTCGCCCAACTCGTCCTAGATGACCAAGTTGTctaaaagggctgtcccacttgggcgacctaatctgcgagtttagaagagtgtcttcgaccttcaaactcgcagcatggtcgacacgtggtcctaggaggtcctatgaggtcgctggaactctccttcatgctcgagggaagttcccgaatactcgtggcctcagctaaatcgcggaaagattttcagcatgttgaaaagtttccacaagtaaaatttggtaggcatggttctttttgactcatagtgcagtggagtggggttgctatttagtcacaggcagtcgagggcagccgtaggcaatctccttcgctgaccgggcattttaattggctcattggagttttcaggaccagggaaatggaccggtaatgtaaaatgcctgctaaactttattatacttcttaaaagtatctccactccctctcccccccccctccccccttctccccctcgtgctctctaaaggacttccgTACACTGTGcaaccgtttaccttcctcttaatTTCAAACAGAGCTCCCCCgcttttgcgatgtgtgtgtgtgtgtgcggtcggtcgattcagctcgcggtttcaacgcggacggtcgatccagctcgaggttttccaggcgagtgccctcgagcttgaaggtcgaagacactcttcttaacccgcggattaagtcgcccaagtgggacagccccttaactaggCTGATCCTATCTGCCCacgtccctcaaaacctttcttatccatgtatctatcaaaatgtattttaaatattattttaatatatgCCTCAAAAACATCctatggcagcttattccattcaAATACTATCCTCTGATTGAAAAGGTTGCCCATTAggctcccattaaatctttcccctctcaccttaaacccatgcctccATTTGTTGATTCCAAATGCTTTGAAAAAGACATGTGCATTAAACCTAActattgccctcatgattttatacacatctaacatcacccctcagttatcaatactccaaggaataaagtccttgcctggcCAACTAAGGCCCTCGCCTCCCCATAActaaggccctcgagtcctggcaatacctTTGTCAATGTTTTCTGTGTTGTTTCCAGCTCAAGGCTGTATACGGCAAGTAAACTGACAGCAAGAGTCATTGATTCAATGGAAGAGAGCACTGAGTCATTGTAGGAAGATTAAAGATAAGGGTTTGGGTGAGATATCATGTGCTGATAATAGGACAGTCAGAGGCAGAAAGGGTGTAGCTATGAGCTGAAATAAATGTAGGGAAtgtagggggtggtggggaggataAGATTGTGATTTTAGGCTGGATTGGTTATCTGGGGGGTTGGGTGAGATATCAGGTGCTGGTTATAAAATAGGCACAGATGCAGAGATGCGTGTAGCTGAGGTGAAAGAAGTGTAGGGAGTTTGTGGGAAGTGGTAAGATTGTGATATTAGGCTGGATTGGTTGTATGAGAGAAGAAAAGTAGCAGGGATTTAGCAAAGTTGGGAGGGCGGAATGAGAGATGATACGACTGGCTGATAGACAGGAAATGAAAAGAAAGTGTCAAAGTTCACCAAGAGAAAGAAGAACCAACTTTGATACAGAGGGCGGCTACAGTGTATACATCAGCAAAGATTACACACTGTTTGGAGAGACAATCTGATCAGAATGGATTACTGGAACAATCAGAGCTTTTAAGCAGTTGACAAATTTGGAACACACACTTTATCATACCTAATCAGTCCTTCCTTCTCAAATCTAAAAGTAAACACACATCAAAACAATTATATACTTTAACTCGACAACAGGGAACTAATTCATCGTTAAGGAGTAGAATGCACAGTGCATGTTATTCAAGTAATAAGAGGCTATTGCTTTGCAGCAGTCTGTAGTAGAGATAAGAACATTAACTCATCTGACTAGACACCGATCCAGGAGCCCAAATGTTATTCAAAGAGCAGAATGTTGCATAACATCAGTTACTGCGATTGGGTTACACAGAATCAACATCACACCTTCATAAAATGCCTGAATGCACAGGAAACATGTAACCACTTACCAGCTTTATTTTGAGGAGGTTTCTGGAGACTAAGATAGCAATTATTCCAGTTGCAATACTCTGTAGAATTTAAAACAGAAGCAAAAATTAGTCATGCCTAGAGATTTGAAGCAATTATGTCAGGGCCTCAACCACAATTTGTGGATGCAAATACACAGATGTACGTGTATTCCTGACCCCCTGGATTCTCTCAAGCAGTTAACCTTGCAACGTAACTCTAGTAAATCTTGCCAGGAGAACTCTGCTAGCAAGAATATAATGCAAACCCACAGCCAAAAATACAAGAAAGGGCAGTTAACGTTCATGGGTGTCAGTGGTCAAGTTTGCCGCTCCTGGGTATCTGTTGGTTACTGATTATGTGCACATacgttgacaaattgggagtatacggATGGAGTTATAggtgaagtgagtacaggaaaagttacaaaagactcccgaattaatgggaaggaaagttcaagaagggataagagagtactgTCAGGGCAATAGTGACCAGTGTGAGAGGGGAGATGAATACTGAAGTTAAAgttttgtatatgaatgcgcaaagtataagaaataaagtggatgagcttgaggctcagcgattggcaagtttgatgttgtgggaattacagagacgtggctgcaagaggagcaagactgggaactgaatattcagggggtaaacgtcctatcgaaaagacagacaggtgggcagagtgggtggggtagctctgttcataaggaatgaaattcagtcccttgcgaggggtgacatacaaTCAGAAGATGtaaagtcagtatggatagaattgaggaattgtaagggtaaaaataccctaatgggagttatctacaggtccccaaactgtagcctggatatagggtgcaagtagaaataaagagttaaaattggcatgtagcaaaggtggttatgggagatttcaacatgcaggtagacagggaaagTCAGGTTGGTACTGGTCCCCATGTTTgtggaatgcctccgagatggattcttagagcagcttgtactggagcttaccagggagaaggcaattctggatttagtgttgtctaataaaccggatttgataagggaactcaagataAAGGAGCCACTATGTatgataatatgataagttttaatctacaactagactaagtggatctAATAGagaatttattccttccaaacacagtccgacctaataaagcattgcagtttcaagcacagacagggcagcaggccaaacaactcatggaattgtcattaagggctaacaaatcatttattgcaagtacattgcagactcgcagttcagttgattcacagcttagaatgagagtcgtggcctctccctcacgatcttgcagagtgactaagtcacgtccaggcatccggggttttatagttctgcccctcccccccccccccacctttatcgcggtgattgacaggcgagaggatctcaaggttttttaaatactcataatttttttttttttcatcgatgggaaaaattctcggggcctgctcagcagaggactgtgagtaagatggccaaaatcattgcgatatatggtagtgttttttctaaaaccaatatacagcgcagacaggaagtggtcaagatgagactttaattatatagatttgagagggagaagagaaaatgggaagtgtcagtattacagttgagcaaaggggactatggggccatgaggggggagctggccaaagttgactgggaagataccctagcagggatgacagtggaacagcaatgacaattataaaacatgaaatagcggcacatttggatagcaatagcaggatcggtccgagtcagcatggatttacgaagggggaatcatgcttgactaatcttctggaattttttgaggatgtaactaggaaaatggacaagggagagccagtggatgtaatgtacctggactttcagaaagcatttgataaggtcccacataagagattagttggaAAAATTAGGGCAaaaggtattgggggtagagtgctgacatggatagaaaattgtttggcagacaggaaacaaagagtagggattaacgggtccctttctgaatggcaggctgtgactagaggggtaccgcatggctcagtgctgggactgtagctatttacaatatacattaatgatttagatgaagggattaaaagtaacattagcaaatctgcagatgacacaaaactgggtggcagcgtgaactgtgaagaggatgctatgaggatgcaaatgcagtttaatgtggataaatgtgaggttattcaccttggtggcaagaacaggaaggcacattattatctgaatgctgtcaggttaggaaaagaggaagtacaacgagatctgggtgtccttgtacatcaatcactgaaattaaccatgcaggtacagcaggcagtgaagaaagctaatggcatgttggccttcctaacaagaggagttgagtataggaacaaagaggtccttctgcagttgtacagggccctggtgagaacacatggattgtgtgcagttttggactccaaatttgaggaaggacattcttgctattgaaggagtgcagcttaggttgacaaggttaattcccgggatggcaggacgaaagaatggaacgactgggcttgaatccactggaatttagaaggatgagagggcatcttattgaaacatgtaagattgttaagggattggacatggtggaggcaggaaacatgttcccaatgttgggggagttcagaaccaagggccacagtttaagaataaagggtaagccattttgaatgtagatgaggaaaacctttttcacccagagagttgtgaatgtgcaattctctacctcagaaggcaatggaggcagattctctggatgctttcaagagagagttagagctcttcaagatagcagagtcaagggatatggggagaaggcaggaatggggcactgattgtggatgatggattcacagtgaatggcagtgctggatcgaagggctgaatagcctactcctgcacctattgttgatTAATCATTCACACGATCAATATTAACCACTCCTGCTTCCAAATGGTTTGCTCATTGTACAAGAACCAGTGTGGATagtggattattattgtcacgtgtactgaggtacagtcaagaactttgttttgcatactctcCAAGTAAatcatacaatacatgattagaattaaaactatatacagtgccctccataatgttcgggataaaaacccatcatttatttatttgcctctgtgcaccacaatttaagatttgtaatagaaaaaatcacatgtggttaaagtgcacattgtcagattttattaacagccatttttatacattttggtttcaccatgtataaattacaacggtgtttatacatagtccgccCATTTTTTTCCCGTCAATGTAAACACTATTTCATTGGCTTTAAACAATTCTGACATATTAGGATCATGAAAGCATTTCACGAGACCGTAGGAAATCAATTCTTggtattggcattggtttattcaCACAAAAAATGTAACTGTACACCATGCAGGAAGATAAATCACTGCCATGATAAAGCAAACAAAATGACTCACCAATAAACCAGAGATGACAGAAAATATGTTGGCCAATGAATACTCTATAGTCAAATGGTCCTTGGGCTTTGAAATGTGCCTGAGGACTGTACCATGGACAATTGCGCCAATGATAAAGTTGATGTGCCCAATAAAAATCAGCGCAATGCCCTTCGTCATCAACTGCCGGGGGCCACTCACTTTATCTGTTGGATCAGAAGAGAACATCCACTTCAGTTATAGAGTTGAACAGCACAGTaacacagacccttcggcccatttgaTCCAAACCCACTATTCTACCCAACTAtatttattgtggccttgtcaaacataagatttagcactacacactacgaatcccagttgtggagacaccggtatcgttgtctcgttgtaggacattgatcattcttttattctggtttttaattcatgtattgtgtttttgtttttttttcttaatatataatttatgatgcttttatgtgatatactaagattttatatgtactttatgatattttttaatatgcaatgcattttttatgtaatgttgccccttgtctggaacttgagtccgaaataaagtttattattattattatattaatctGGTTGCGTCAGATACCAAGAATGTGAAGTACAAAAACAATGAAATAGAAGCTGGATGTTGCAATGAACAAAAATAGTGCTATTATCATATCTGCATTTTGTGTTTCAAATGTAGAGCAGACCATGTTGCCCGCAATGGATGGAatataagctggaaagagtgtacaCAGATAATTGATTAAACTGAAAGCATTGTTGGATCACTTTACCTCGCTTTTTATCACCTTCAGTGAAGAGATGAGGTAATATGATCCAAACAATCTTTTCAGGTGAAGCATAAAAATCTCAACGTTTTTGATCAATTATCCCCAACACCTCTTTTCTTGGGCTGTGCATTAGTTTCAGTATTGTAATACTCTAGTCACATACTTTGGACACATTATTTTATAGGCCCATGTTGTTATTACAATAAGATAAGAAATAGGTGTAGGCTTTATTGAACTTGTTCCACAGTTCATTAGGTTGTGCCTGACATTCTGCTCAAATCAGTTTGCTGCCCTATCATCACATTCCCAATTTTCATTGTGACCCAAAAGTCGATGTATCTTAGTTTTGAATGCATTCATTGTCTGTGCATCCACAATGTTGGCTCTGCTCTTTGATAGCTATGAGAGAGAGAAGTGGAGCTAACTGGATGGCTCTTTCATAAGTGCTGATACATCTACAAATGACACAATGGATTCATTCCAGACAGTATCATTCAAGGATCTGAAATGGGAAGAGCAGAGGTATGGCTTGTGTTTCAAGGCTAGTATCGAGGATGGAGTTTGGATTTGGTCTATGCAATCTGGCTATCAACCCTCCTGGGATTCATAATTTTGAACTTCTTTGTCAAGTCACCATTATGAGAGAAAACTAGTTTCTCCAATACTATGAAAGCTATAAACTGGAAGTAATCAGTaggcaggcagtatctgtggttgGCGATAGGAAGTTTCTACAATCTTTCCATGCCACTGAAATTCTCATCCTTACCCATTTCCAGTAAATCTATCCCACAACATCAAGGTCCAGGTACATTTCTATTTAAACGTGATGCCTAAAAAATATCAACTGAGGTTTTAAACGGtactttataaatatttaaaaCTGCCACGTTTTTGTGTTCTGTGTCTCTATTGTTAAAGCTGTCATATTAACCAAACTCCACACTATTGacaccatctacatttcacgctgc from Amblyraja radiata isolate CabotCenter1 chromosome 8, sAmbRad1.1.pri, whole genome shotgun sequence encodes:
- the krtcap3 gene encoding keratinocyte-associated protein 3, yielding MCGFDKVSGPRQLMTKGIALIFIGHINFIIGAIVHGTVLRHISKPKDHLTIEYSLANIFSVISGLLSIATGIIAILVSRNLLKIKLHWGLMLSSLLNSLMSLACTAGLFLAVVLTISQGGRNLISGCNSTMVPAIPSKSMTMNNCPFDTTRIYDTTLSLWIPSIVLSIVEGILSICCFVVSMILRGIGPCAQNDMVDRIKEEDPTKGKKYKELETYKLITGSREIQL